In Pleurocapsa sp. PCC 7319, the following are encoded in one genomic region:
- a CDS encoding stage II sporulation protein M, whose protein sequence is MNVQRWITRREPNWKRLDGLLQQVEKKGIKSLSAREIEDLASLYRSVSADLARARTNKIGNILIQDLQKLTSRAYNQIYQGSQRQEWQQVKEFYLWEFPKVVRETWKYTAIATGIFGLMAIIAWWYGWRDPVFIDITVPAHLIKKVQEDRELWMGSIVGLEPLASSNITINNLSVSFGAISGGITAGLYTIFIMAYNGLSIGAVATLVAKNNLAYPFWAFVLPHGSLELPAIFLAGGAGLLIGKAMIFPGKYRRIDALKKNSIKAAQLLFGIIPMLIVAGTIEGFFSPNPLIPNPIKYLAGIGLFCLLVLYCSRQKISNHEQSKFS, encoded by the coding sequence ATGAATGTTCAACGTTGGATTACCAGAAGAGAACCAAACTGGAAACGTTTAGATGGCTTACTACAGCAAGTAGAAAAAAAAGGGATTAAATCTCTTTCTGCAAGAGAAATTGAAGATTTAGCCAGCTTATATCGTTCAGTATCAGCAGATTTGGCTAGAGCTAGAACCAATAAGATTGGTAACATCTTAATCCAAGATTTGCAAAAGTTAACTTCTCGGGCTTATAACCAGATCTATCAGGGTTCACAACGGCAAGAATGGCAACAAGTCAAAGAGTTTTATCTCTGGGAGTTTCCCAAGGTAGTCAGAGAAACTTGGAAGTATACTGCGATCGCCACTGGAATTTTTGGGCTGATGGCGATCATTGCTTGGTGGTATGGTTGGCGAGATCCCGTATTTATTGACATTACTGTACCAGCACATCTGATTAAAAAGGTACAGGAAGATAGAGAACTATGGATGGGTTCAATTGTGGGGCTGGAACCTTTAGCCTCCAGCAATATTACCATTAACAATTTATCAGTTTCTTTTGGAGCGATCTCTGGTGGTATTACAGCAGGACTCTATACAATTTTTATCATGGCTTACAACGGTTTATCTATCGGTGCTGTAGCCACCTTAGTAGCCAAAAATAATCTGGCATATCCTTTTTGGGCATTTGTGTTGCCTCATGGCTCTTTAGAATTACCTGCAATTTTTCTGGCAGGTGGCGCAGGACTACTAATTGGTAAAGCGATGATTTTTCCTGGTAAGTATCGTCGAATTGACGCTCTCAAAAAGAATAGTATTAAGGCAGCACAACTTTTATTTGGGATTATCCCCATGCTAATTGTTGCTGGAACGATTGAAGGGTTCTTTTCTCCTAATCCTCTAATTCCTAATCCAATTAAATATTTAGCGGGAATTGGTTTGTTTTGCCTTTTGGTTTTATATTGTTCTCGCCAAAAAATATCTAATCATGAGCAATCAAAGTTTTCTTAA
- a CDS encoding PilW family protein, with the protein MKNKEFRKLLKKNKSNAGFTLTELLVGLVMSVFVIGALGFGLMQVLRSSQTESTKIAARNETSRALEFISDELRRAQSIEVDMTSGNISTVAPNYTVPTGGTVRLALEIPGTSERVIYSVAPPKSGSPWKGPLVIYRWGPELDANGNYSTTGAGRVDNPTGWTNEALVDKVDDTDQIQACGGSSTTYQGFFACVVDDDGDTDAAGNPIVENATDTDGDGDIDADDTTDLNGDGKIDAGDGADVDGKSITAQLFFAGEVLDSSYFADTQAVARARTAPDSNSEDLDSYTMSLKSLNPQYGREIGPNRPCWKVRNDFGEGINPSFDPNEASPNPNALSNIFTWIHEENRQPQPLKTDTTKPFTMVASAFAAENPKGSNFGDTCLARGNRYKQKLVSINNDGSNPVYEYVDANGNVVTNPNEVTADGTEEIHTYEQKVWHTIEFPQTGDDATEISRKQATFNGEATDNADVKGDGTVYMFRNDSNVPDIGGYDVDADGNYEPADGDQPSIREFLQDPNGDGNTSDAYVDSNGDVISSKLKPDQRIVAFEIGQDNNLLPDGTTANPGFDLQDSMFIITSDAFKSP; encoded by the coding sequence ATGAAAAATAAAGAGTTTCGCAAACTTTTAAAAAAAAATAAATCTAATGCTGGTTTTACTCTAACTGAGCTGCTTGTTGGCTTGGTAATGAGTGTTTTTGTAATTGGTGCATTAGGCTTTGGCTTGATGCAGGTATTAAGATCTAGTCAAACTGAAAGTACTAAAATAGCAGCACGTAACGAAACTTCTCGCGCTTTAGAATTTATATCTGATGAATTAAGACGTGCCCAATCAATTGAAGTTGATATGACTAGTGGCAACATAAGCACCGTAGCTCCTAACTATACTGTGCCAACAGGAGGTACAGTAAGGTTAGCATTGGAAATACCAGGAACATCAGAAAGAGTAATCTATTCAGTTGCACCACCAAAAAGTGGGTCTCCCTGGAAAGGACCTTTAGTAATTTATCGCTGGGGTCCAGAATTAGATGCAAATGGTAACTATAGTACAACTGGTGCAGGACGTGTGGATAATCCCACTGGTTGGACTAACGAAGCATTAGTTGATAAAGTCGATGATACGGATCAAATTCAAGCCTGCGGTGGAAGCAGCACAACTTACCAAGGCTTCTTCGCCTGCGTAGTAGATGATGATGGAGATACAGATGCTGCTGGCAATCCTATAGTTGAAAATGCAACAGATACAGATGGAGATGGAGATATAGATGCTGATGATACTACAGATCTTAATGGAGATGGCAAAATAGACGCTGGAGATGGGGCAGACGTTGACGGAAAATCTATTACAGCTCAACTTTTCTTTGCTGGAGAAGTACTTGATAGTAGCTATTTTGCAGATACCCAAGCCGTAGCCAGAGCCAGAACTGCACCAGACAGTAATTCTGAGGATTTAGACTCTTACACCATGTCTCTCAAGTCACTAAATCCACAGTATGGTCGAGAAATTGGTCCTAATAGACCATGTTGGAAGGTAAGAAATGACTTTGGTGAAGGCATAAATCCTAGCTTTGATCCAAATGAAGCGTCTCCTAATCCAAATGCACTAAGCAATATATTTACCTGGATTCATGAAGAAAATAGACAACCACAGCCTTTAAAAACTGATACTACTAAACCATTTACCATGGTTGCTAGTGCCTTTGCAGCAGAAAATCCTAAAGGATCTAACTTTGGTGATACATGTCTTGCTAGAGGGAATAGATATAAACAAAAACTTGTATCTATTAACAATGATGGATCTAATCCTGTTTATGAGTACGTCGATGCAAATGGCAATGTTGTAACTAACCCCAATGAAGTTACAGCAGATGGGACAGAGGAAATTCATACATACGAACAAAAAGTTTGGCATACAATTGAGTTTCCCCAAACAGGAGATGATGCTACTGAAATAAGTCGCAAGCAAGCAACTTTCAATGGCGAAGCAACTGATAATGCTGATGTAAAAGGAGATGGTACCGTCTATATGTTTAGAAATGATAGTAATGTTCCAGACATTGGAGGCTATGATGTTGACGCAGATGGAAATTATGAACCTGCTGACGGCGATCAACCATCGATAAGAGAATTTTTACAAGACCCTAATGGAGATGGGAATACAAGTGATGCTTATGTTGACAGCAACGGTGACGTTATTTCTTCTAAACTTAAGCCCGATCAACGTATAGTTGCATTTGAAATAGGTCAAGATAATAATCTATTACCTGATGGTACAACAGCAAACCCTGGATTCGATTTGCAAGATAGTATGTTTATAATAACTTCAGATGCCTTTAAATCACCGTAA
- a CDS encoding DUF2780 domain-containing protein, with protein MELIQQLTQSLGVDESQAKGGAGLIFKMAQEKLGDGEFAQLASAVPAVSNLIGEAPAGGGGLAGAIGGLAGAMGSSGQLANIAALAGGFTQLGLNPGMASKFVPIILSFVQNQGGDQVKNILAGVLK; from the coding sequence ATGGAACTGATTCAACAATTAACCCAAAGCTTGGGAGTAGATGAAAGCCAAGCGAAAGGGGGTGCCGGACTGATTTTTAAAATGGCTCAGGAAAAGCTAGGTGATGGCGAATTTGCTCAATTGGCTAGTGCCGTACCTGCTGTAAGTAATCTTATTGGTGAAGCCCCTGCTGGTGGTGGTGGTCTTGCTGGCGCAATAGGTGGTCTTGCTGGTGCGATGGGTAGTAGCGGTCAATTGGCAAATATTGCTGCTTTAGCTGGCGGTTTTACTCAACTGGGTTTGAATCCAGGTATGGCTTCTAAGTTTGTGCCGATTATCTTGTCTTTCGTACAAAATCAAGGCGGAGACCAAGTTAAAAATATACTTGCTGGAGTCCTAAAATAG
- a CDS encoding YciI family protein, translated as MPKYIMWGSYCENALEKRTPYRQAHLDGLTSQKERGILITLGPTKDNTKVFGIYEADDEVTISQLVESDPYWQNGIWTEYEIKEWIQAF; from the coding sequence ATGCCGAAATATATTATGTGGGGTAGCTATTGCGAAAATGCTTTAGAAAAGAGAACACCCTATCGTCAAGCACATTTAGATGGTCTTACTAGTCAAAAAGAACGAGGAATATTGATTACTCTTGGTCCGACTAAAGATAATACCAAAGTTTTTGGTATCTACGAAGCTGATGATGAAGTTACTATCAGTCAACTAGTAGAGTCCGATCCTTATTGGCAGAATGGCATTTGGACTGAATACGAAATCAAAGAGTGGATTCAGGCTTTTTGA
- the ribD gene encoding bifunctional diaminohydroxyphosphoribosylaminopyrimidine deaminase/5-amino-6-(5-phosphoribosylamino)uracil reductase RibD translates to MYKEQKVSEFDAQMMRKCLQLAQGAAGKTSPNPLVGSVIVKDGKIIGEGFHPGVGQPHAEVFALRDAGEQAQGATVYVNLEPCNHYGRTPPCSDALIKAKVAKVVTGMVDPDPRVSGGGIKKLRDAGIEVIVSIEEAACRQLNEAFIHRIQHQQPFGILKYAMTLDGKIASTTGHSAWVTGTAARHLVHQVRSTCDAVIIGGNTVRKDNPNLTTHGVSAHQPLRVIMSRSLDLPRECNLWQTDIAPTTIFTEFDSNSTLKKELINKGVVIITVAALSPKMVMEYLYQQELSKVLWECGGTLAAQAIADGSIQKVIAFVAPKIIGGITAPSPVGDLGLTAMTDALQLKQMTTQVIDSDIVIEGYL, encoded by the coding sequence ATGTATAAAGAACAGAAAGTATCAGAATTTGATGCTCAAATGATGCGAAAGTGTTTGCAGTTAGCACAGGGTGCAGCAGGAAAAACATCCCCCAACCCTTTAGTAGGTTCAGTCATAGTTAAAGATGGCAAAATTATCGGCGAGGGTTTTCATCCAGGAGTAGGTCAACCCCATGCTGAGGTTTTTGCCTTAAGAGATGCGGGAGAACAGGCTCAAGGTGCGACAGTATACGTAAATTTAGAACCTTGTAATCACTATGGGAGAACTCCTCCCTGTTCTGATGCCTTAATCAAAGCTAAGGTAGCCAAAGTAGTCACGGGAATGGTAGATCCCGATCCTCGCGTTTCAGGAGGGGGAATTAAAAAATTACGGGATGCGGGAATAGAAGTGATTGTGAGCATTGAAGAAGCTGCCTGTCGTCAACTCAACGAAGCATTTATCCATCGCATACAGCACCAACAGCCTTTTGGCATTCTTAAATATGCGATGACTTTAGATGGCAAAATTGCTTCTACTACAGGACATAGTGCATGGGTAACAGGAACAGCTGCCCGTCATCTTGTACATCAGGTCAGAAGTACTTGCGACGCAGTAATCATTGGCGGAAATACGGTTCGTAAGGATAACCCCAACTTAACTACTCATGGTGTTTCAGCACATCAACCCCTCAGAGTAATTATGAGTCGTAGCTTGGATTTACCCAGAGAATGCAACCTATGGCAAACAGATATTGCACCCACTACAATCTTTACCGAGTTTGACAGTAATTCCACACTGAAAAAAGAACTGATCAATAAAGGAGTAGTTATTATTACGGTTGCTGCACTCTCTCCCAAAATGGTGATGGAATATCTATATCAACAAGAACTATCTAAAGTTTTGTGGGAATGTGGCGGGACTTTAGCTGCTCAGGCGATCGCTGATGGCTCAATTCAAAAAGTAATAGCTTTTGTTGCCCCCAAGATCATCGGCGGAATAACAGCCCCATCTCCTGTAGGCGATTTAGGCTTAACAGCTATGACTGATGCACTGCAATTAAAACAGATGACAACGCAGGTAATTGATTCCGATATTGTGATTGAAGGATACTTGTAA
- a CDS encoding Tfp pilus assembly protein FimT/FimU, which produces MQNNIKRKSDRGFTLIELMTVLVIIGIVAAIASPNFLGLLNRTKVNVSLEQLLGAIRETQRMAMRQGKRCDIKINPNTNIITADPSNCIFNNRKIDENVDIRTNLSGSIPNISFSHKGNTTKMGTIVVSSNLINHQKCFVISLGLGIMRTGNYTGSKNGSVSASKCKPSTN; this is translated from the coding sequence ATGCAGAATAACATCAAAAGAAAGAGCGATCGCGGTTTTACCTTGATAGAATTGATGACCGTTCTTGTAATTATTGGCATTGTCGCTGCGATCGCATCTCCTAATTTTCTCGGATTACTCAATCGCACAAAAGTTAACGTTTCATTAGAACAGCTTTTGGGAGCTATTCGAGAAACCCAAAGAATGGCAATGCGTCAGGGTAAACGTTGCGACATAAAGATTAATCCAAATACTAATATTATTACTGCGGACCCTTCTAATTGCATATTCAATAACAGAAAGATAGATGAAAATGTAGATATCAGAACCAATCTTTCTGGTTCAATTCCTAATATTTCTTTTTCCCATAAAGGAAATACAACTAAAATGGGTACTATTGTAGTATCTTCTAATTTAATTAATCATCAGAAATGTTTTGTCATTTCTCTGGGTTTAGGTATTATGAGAACAGGTAACTATACTGGGAGTAAAAATGGTTCTGTTTCTGCTAGTAAATGTAAACCATCTACTAATTGA
- a CDS encoding TMEM143 family protein, whose amino-acid sequence MAVYQDREAFIPYSRQEIVELCIADGKIAIAEQQSFRDFCQILAAYYHFKLHSSLETLKFNFVSFDPDIDNYQPIKQLDVRSSIRENEVEFISTFTTILEQANYYPLSKSTLQQALSEGSIFDLRTEVDFNDFDHMVCYCRGDSSEKITVKKWFFKKVEQEVDIYKRVVLLIKFKEEKHFQDKPAAKEELDFKPGKIYIYLYKNLSKLDLEFIFPNVKMSMNWKDRLLFGVPALGAAIPLILRILPQIILILGVLVYFTLGHQPIDELKVQEEEVRNIAPLLIAILSLVVTLGGFAFKQYTSYKSKQIKFQKSITETLFYRNIANNSGVFNSLIDAAEEEECKEIILAYYHLLTSDTPLTALELDDHIESWMEDKLGTKIDFDIENPLRNLAAIKAEIKRSEDTTYAVKQVALLKRDRHNRCQVLPLAEAKQAIDYVWDHIFLYS is encoded by the coding sequence ATGGCAGTGTATCAAGATCGAGAGGCATTTATTCCCTATAGTCGTCAGGAAATTGTTGAGCTATGTATTGCGGACGGCAAAATTGCGATCGCAGAGCAACAAAGTTTTCGTGATTTTTGCCAGATTTTAGCGGCTTATTATCACTTTAAATTACATAGTTCTCTGGAAACTTTAAAATTTAATTTTGTTTCCTTCGATCCAGATATTGATAACTATCAACCAATAAAGCAATTAGATGTTCGCTCAAGTATTAGAGAAAACGAAGTTGAATTTATTAGTACTTTTACAACTATCTTAGAACAAGCAAACTACTATCCTCTATCAAAATCAACTTTACAACAAGCTTTAAGCGAAGGATCAATTTTCGATCTTAGAACAGAAGTAGATTTTAATGACTTTGACCATATGGTTTGCTATTGTCGTGGCGATTCGTCAGAAAAAATCACAGTTAAAAAGTGGTTTTTTAAAAAAGTTGAGCAAGAAGTTGATATTTATAAACGAGTAGTTTTATTAATCAAGTTTAAAGAGGAAAAACATTTTCAAGATAAACCAGCTGCCAAAGAAGAGCTTGATTTTAAACCAGGCAAAATTTATATTTACCTCTATAAGAATTTATCTAAATTAGACTTAGAATTTATTTTTCCTAATGTCAAAATGAGTATGAATTGGAAAGATAGATTGTTGTTTGGAGTACCTGCTTTGGGGGCAGCAATTCCCTTAATACTAAGAATATTACCGCAGATAATCTTGATTTTAGGAGTCTTAGTTTACTTTACATTAGGACATCAGCCAATTGACGAATTAAAAGTACAAGAAGAAGAAGTCCGCAATATTGCCCCATTATTAATTGCTATTTTGTCTTTAGTTGTTACCTTGGGAGGATTTGCTTTTAAACAATATACCAGCTACAAAAGTAAACAAATCAAGTTTCAAAAGAGTATTACAGAAACTCTTTTTTATCGTAATATTGCTAACAATAGTGGTGTGTTCAACTCCCTGATAGATGCTGCCGAGGAAGAAGAATGTAAAGAAATTATTTTGGCTTATTATCATTTATTAACTAGTGATACTCCCTTAACAGCTTTAGAACTAGACGATCACATTGAGTCCTGGATGGAGGATAAGTTGGGCACGAAAATAGATTTCGATATTGAAAATCCTCTACGTAATTTGGCAGCAATCAAAGCTGAAATCAAACGAAGCGAAGATACTACATACGCTGTCAAGCAAGTTGCCCTTTTAAAACGCGATCGCCATAATCGTTGTCAAGTATTACCCTTAGCAGAAGCCAAACAAGCGATCGATTATGTTTGGGATCATATTTTTCTATATTCGTAA
- a CDS encoding WD40 repeat domain-containing protein: protein MSNQSFLKYFVAIGILCNLPWIVAAETKVDETKDSQSQNIDINRRLSSPWENATLTHTLESPVKINSIKFGPDGQLLASVGEGQITIWQVNSGQIQRILPGHYSTELGMEIAPTAIAFSPDSRFLATATWSQGLLIPDSSIVVWNTTTGEEVLSLEAQAGCRQILFDVEGKIIYGACDLGVTAWSFPKGEKLFSFATKHPLEAIALSPDGQIMATVDANVTGGEAGEQSNKILLWQLAPESITLFNTLAGHANDIAQLEFTRDGKRLVSSSYDGKINVWNWQQGKTYRNTNNLYSDNGLFSLSANSRLIAGNFHNSAMSNLITGLPLRNVIAKPKRGKLNPIAFSPQERLLAQVEKSQKFTGYVINLWRTDSTQAKKSPGKRKGYMPIPITEHWGKPEQFSTEETIEPKTDNPSSIGKAPQAIALAALGLTETVESEQEQVELDYPSDNLAIVTITQTNLADDSVAAKQYLVEFAPYGDQADQQWQVVWAGQKIKCRANRGHQDWGTDLCQ from the coding sequence ATGAGCAATCAAAGTTTTCTTAAATATTTTGTGGCTATAGGGATTTTGTGCAATTTACCGTGGATAGTTGCAGCAGAAACCAAGGTAGACGAAACGAAGGATTCTCAGTCTCAGAATATAGATATTAACAGAAGATTATCTTCTCCATGGGAAAATGCCACCCTAACCCATACCTTAGAATCTCCAGTTAAAATCAACTCAATCAAATTTGGTCCTGATGGTCAGTTGCTAGCCAGCGTTGGCGAAGGTCAAATTACTATTTGGCAAGTAAACAGTGGACAGATACAGCGCATTTTGCCCGGTCATTACTCAACCGAACTAGGCATGGAAATTGCGCCAACGGCGATCGCCTTTAGTCCTGATAGTCGATTTTTGGCAACTGCTACCTGGAGTCAGGGATTATTAATTCCCGATAGCTCGATTGTGGTCTGGAATACAACTACAGGAGAGGAAGTTCTTAGTCTGGAAGCTCAAGCTGGGTGTCGACAAATTTTATTTGATGTTGAGGGAAAAATTATCTATGGTGCTTGTGATCTGGGAGTAACCGCCTGGAGTTTCCCCAAGGGAGAAAAGTTATTCAGTTTTGCTACTAAACACCCCCTAGAAGCGATCGCTCTTAGCCCTGATGGTCAAATAATGGCAACTGTGGATGCTAATGTCACAGGAGGAGAAGCAGGAGAACAAAGCAACAAAATTCTACTGTGGCAGTTAGCTCCAGAATCAATCACTTTATTCAATACTCTTGCGGGTCATGCTAACGACATTGCTCAGTTAGAATTTACTCGAGATGGCAAAAGGCTGGTTAGCAGCAGCTACGATGGCAAAATAAATGTCTGGAATTGGCAGCAGGGAAAAACATACAGGAATACTAATAATCTCTACAGCGATAATGGACTGTTTAGCCTTAGTGCCAATAGTCGTCTTATAGCAGGCAATTTTCATAACTCAGCGATGAGCAATCTGATTACAGGATTACCTCTAAGGAATGTAATCGCTAAACCCAAACGGGGAAAATTAAACCCTATTGCTTTTAGCCCCCAAGAGCGATTACTGGCGCAAGTGGAAAAGTCTCAAAAATTTACTGGTTACGTAATTAATCTCTGGCGAACTGATAGTACTCAAGCAAAAAAGTCACCAGGGAAGAGAAAGGGCTATATGCCTATTCCCATTACCGAACATTGGGGAAAACCAGAACAGTTTAGCACCGAAGAAACCATTGAACCCAAAACTGATAATCCGTCCTCAATCGGCAAAGCTCCTCAGGCGATCGCTTTAGCTGCTTTAGGTTTAACTGAAACTGTGGAATCTGAACAAGAACAAGTTGAACTAGACTATCCCAGCGACAACCTAGCGATCGTAACAATTACTCAAACTAATCTAGCTGATGATTCTGTAGCAGCTAAGCAATATTTAGTAGAGTTTGCTCCTTATGGCGATCAAGCCGATCAACAATGGCAGGTAGTATGGGCTGGTCAAAAGATTAAATGTCGAGCAAATCGCGGTCATCAAGACTGGGGTACAGATTTGTGCCAATAA
- a CDS encoding type II secretion system protein — MLLYNVRKKINKGFTLVEMITTVIIVGVIASVAAPNLLGMLNQARVKDGLAQVEGAIKETQRQAIRRGKICKIKFVTETIDGKSRQTINVVESTDTGETVSAGYYNGCLLSKRILPVDVSVNTGGITKITFSGKGNTDSSSEGIIRISHPLTTTEKCVQIEGLLGNILTGDFDSGTSTCNAS, encoded by the coding sequence ATGTTGCTTTACAATGTCCGTAAGAAGATCAATAAGGGTTTTACTCTTGTTGAAATGATTACAACAGTAATTATTGTTGGTGTTATAGCTAGTGTTGCTGCTCCAAATTTACTTGGTATGCTCAATCAAGCTCGTGTTAAAGATGGTTTAGCTCAAGTTGAAGGTGCAATAAAAGAGACTCAAAGACAAGCAATACGCAGAGGAAAAATTTGCAAAATTAAATTTGTTACTGAAACCATTGATGGCAAATCCAGACAAACAATTAACGTTGTTGAAAGTACTGATACTGGAGAGACAGTTAGTGCTGGCTACTATAACGGCTGTTTACTAAGCAAAAGAATCTTACCAGTAGACGTATCGGTTAATACAGGTGGTATTACCAAAATAACTTTTTCTGGAAAAGGAAATACCGATAGCAGTAGTGAGGGAATAATCAGAATATCTCACCCTCTGACTACGACCGAAAAATGTGTGCAAATAGAAGGTTTATTAGGAAATATTTTAACAGGAGACTTTGACAGTGGGACTTCTACCTGCAATGCCAGTTAA
- a CDS encoding phosphodiester glycosidase family protein, whose product MKKAGWILLAFISLSVILFADASKLSSVNSATSNDRVRYEVIERSQHTIHTITIPHHSNYSVIPRLSGELQSLSDFVTLDSDRVVAAINGGYFDPINQKTTSFISQQSQIVADPRFNERLVDNPDLKPYLGKIFNRAEFRRYGCGEKTQYDIQLHSAPVPANCELLDSLGGGPGLLPTDTSVAEAFIAYQNDEKIRDAIGSDSLNARSAIAITGEGDIILAMVAQNPDQPLNSGISLPELADFLSGLGATKAMNLDGGSSASLYYNGQTFYGRVDKEGNQIKRPIKSVLLVKQQR is encoded by the coding sequence ATGAAAAAAGCGGGCTGGATATTGTTAGCGTTTATTAGTTTAAGCGTAATCTTATTTGCAGATGCAAGTAAGTTATCCTCAGTCAATTCAGCTACTTCCAATGATCGGGTTCGTTATGAAGTTATAGAGCGATCGCAACATACTATTCATACAATTACAATCCCCCATCACAGTAACTATTCTGTAATTCCTAGACTATCAGGAGAACTACAATCTCTTTCAGATTTTGTAACACTAGACTCAGATCGGGTAGTTGCTGCCATTAACGGTGGTTATTTTGATCCGATTAATCAAAAAACTACTTCATTTATTAGTCAACAATCACAAATAGTCGCCGACCCCCGCTTCAATGAAAGACTGGTAGATAATCCAGATTTAAAGCCATATCTCGGAAAAATATTTAATCGTGCTGAATTCCGTCGCTATGGTTGTGGAGAAAAGACACAATACGATATTCAGCTACACTCTGCACCTGTACCAGCTAATTGTGAACTATTAGATTCTCTGGGAGGAGGACCTGGTTTATTACCAACTGATACCTCTGTAGCTGAGGCTTTTATTGCTTATCAGAATGACGAAAAAATCCGAGACGCGATTGGCAGTGATAGTTTAAATGCTAGGAGTGCGATCGCTATTACCGGTGAAGGCGACATAATATTGGCTATGGTGGCACAAAATCCCGATCAACCTCTAAATTCAGGCATATCTCTACCAGAACTAGCTGATTTTTTATCTGGTCTAGGGGCAACAAAAGCGATGAATCTTGATGGGGGAAGTTCAGCTTCTCTTTACTACAACGGTCAAACTTTTTATGGCAGGGTAGACAAAGAAGGTAATCAAATCAAGCGACCTATTAAATCGGTATTATTAGTAAAACAACAGCGATAA
- a CDS encoding type II toxin-antitoxin system HicB family antitoxin codes for MRGSTFAHLNRGRIKDVITFKGITVAELEQEFHNSVDDYLEWCAELGEEPDKPFSGKLPFRTTVERHRKIYLAAKKANKSINSWMDDILAKALN; via the coding sequence ATTCGAGGTAGTACATTTGCTCACCTTAACAGGGGTAGGATTAAGGACGTAATTACTTTTAAAGGCATTACTGTTGCCGAATTAGAGCAAGAATTTCATAATTCGGTAGATGACTATCTAGAATGGTGTGCTGAATTAGGAGAAGAACCAGACAAACCTTTTTCTGGCAAGTTACCATTTAGGACAACAGTTGAGCGTCATCGTAAAATTTATTTAGCAGCTAAAAAAGCCAATAAGAGTATCAATTCTTGGATGGATGATATCCTCGCAAAAGCTTTAAATTAG
- a CDS encoding BrnT family toxin encodes MFQWDEQKAESNQAKHIVSFPFATRAFDDENRLTIIDNRYNYGETRYITLAQIDKRVYVIVFTMRSSIIRLISARKANKKEVKRYVNR; translated from the coding sequence ATGTTTCAATGGGACGAGCAAAAAGCAGAAAGTAATCAAGCAAAACATATAGTAAGTTTTCCTTTCGCGACTAGAGCATTTGATGATGAAAACAGATTAACTATCATTGATAATCGATATAATTATGGAGAAACTCGCTACATTACTTTGGCTCAGATAGATAAGCGTGTATACGTTATCGTTTTTACTATGCGCTCTTCTATTATTCGCCTTATTTCAGCACGTAAAGCAAATAAAAAAGAAGTCAAACGCTATGTCAACCGTTAA
- a CDS encoding BrnA antitoxin family protein produces MSTVNYTPDPNNKPQLTQEQKAQLDALSDENIDYSDIPELDDDFWQNAHIVTPDLTQPVTLRIKSSVLQYFQANGKKGYQSRINAVLESYVKTQQKLEQESSNS; encoded by the coding sequence ATGTCAACCGTTAATTACACTCCAGACCCAAACAATAAACCTCAGCTAACTCAAGAGCAAAAAGCTCAATTAGATGCTCTCTCTGATGAAAATATTGACTACTCTGATATTCCAGAATTAGATGATGACTTTTGGCAAAATGCGCATATTGTTACTCCTGATTTAACTCAGCCTGTTACTCTGCGAATAAAAAGCTCGGTACTTCAATATTTTCAAGCTAATGGGAAAAAAGGCTATCAATCAAGAATCAATGCAGTATTGGAAAGCTATGTTAAAACCCAACAGAAACTAGAGCAGGAATCGAGCAACTCTTAG